In Antennarius striatus isolate MH-2024 chromosome 8, ASM4005453v1, whole genome shotgun sequence, a single window of DNA contains:
- the slx4 gene encoding structure-specific endonuclease subunit SLX4 isoform X1, with protein sequence MDDSALDFVDLRSKLLKRNRKKPLEPRQSKKTEHQSCQAGDGVKRGRSKEARRSKCAGTQPLCRDAEQPVVCEGTGFDSAEAWSSAGLRAEQSLMAKDKVLLKMQQFRRSSPQRLLHTERSLAQNPEDDSDPSSHLIQRQESFSADISPEPEDSDEALALQLQQELNREAAQVQTADLEDEGLFFCHICHRNLSHMTSDGRLQHLNRCLDHSEKSASAPALLPPPPPPPRVPDCPICGKNFKSQKSRLTHLKRCSSDMGVTPAVLLQALQRQADETKNTNTLTEIGSAKRKRPANPSQKKPKKKAEPLDEDTMVALALSSSMLEQEREPERPVQKEANAALKWRPAADKGCGKRKRQAIFRPPPFLLVQNAETALTKLQERVSALLVISRSPSPPTPTRCTSSLPGWSGFAPLWQKSTLMDEGSTCQSDFYTPELREFIAPWKSATSDSFTYANDKHEPVQSTSEGTLVVGTMASTLQNVASTPGTAQLPLKSQTLRHPMELADHSMTLSQCAYTDSRPDKEQNTSLVPDLELNSFVRDKSQKQADLCVSKFLPKNSFIPSVNTNPETRQTDKRAVNDHLRHPSVALSRLASDLSSMVNNPQLCDVQLQVDTGEVYFAHSFMVYARCPLLAEMVHECGFGVQEDGMHAAQRVLISEVPAQAVLAFLHYLYTASCSIPASLLPHVLELACRFDLQELQQLCSQNYASTFGDEETYLNQEDNVTNQTDQEFMALLISMWNEDESTDVDERKAFEKDCHTNEFTTDETEICEENVNEEELEEIYEFSATQKKKGEEKEDDDLVEDEGGKEVFTTLTESRSSSTSFLVKKIQNCEDGEASLLHSTSGQPKMYIPKLQNHHSTQTPSSKLSNKSLNHSSASAIDDLSVSLPPASSLPAAGLSVGQGTATLDMSKGLPFMSECQGPHSPESQQIKKEPELIVLSDSSDETDVLLCCHSPSHHSPQTVKNLQRQTQIKTQPVPKPNKSSHDNSSSNLEFSPETPFAQIQTCNQSTLECSPELSWLIPNTPLQHGQSTTTSSTQTRSRMCRTKLFPQGDDLQPSLSVLSPPLPLNRLQTSHSSTTDPSQIKPTEDCIPRIKLQETVSCSSSFDLSFCPTVTNSCDVAEVKQINTLTTSQSKFPHLSSSTSSKEVTPCYIQAQPCSSTPLHTELHLSPAPLATSMLNSNLDKRRTRQGRDKVPTETSPERTELGSFHLSLLSDPSDQSVSYSNRGIKISQRHSDSSHRSGQSEFSSCDNTGSNPVRSDITDELGQSEAAEETRLTEHDVRHSFMTRDDPPIAFNDSWALDVCLDANLKDEQELSLSQQQTDMLCSSVGFQPSPPGDSIPLLNSLCPVADSSTPKVHSLQPSRLVSPDLTTQNTPEDSKSLLDSKIWDAWEEEEVEEVETQTLPLSQRLNPSAQLKTPAPVHKSSGEHRHCLYDCVSSASSHTKRRTLVPITPMPHYSDMDTPELKNKLSRFGVRPLAKRQMILKLKEIHQYTHQLESSDSDDGTSSAGCTAKMTLQPTNLVIAGKKPHFCAQTMKLKDPIAPAFTSPLKDKEEGNQSASQSFDTVSSGTIEESESRSNPELCHSSDDESESDVTPSQKRTCLRAVQSFILSDPELYTQILQYQPLVLSQLHKRLKASGIRLSSAKLMDFLDSQCITFTTAKPSHSAPGCRRGKKMGRGAKAVNESKRCKESSVTAIH encoded by the exons ATGGATGACTCGGCTCTAGATTTCGTCGATCTCCGCTCGAAGCTGCTAAAACGAAATCGCAAGAAACCCCTTGAGCCCAGACAGTCAAAGAAGACGGAGCACCAGTCCTGTCAGGCAGGTGATGGAGTCAAGAGGGGGAGAAGTAAAGAAGCTCGTCGGTCCAAGTGTGCTGGAACACAGCCTCTTTGCAGAGATGCAGAGCAGCCTGTGGTCTGTGAGGGGACTGGGTTTGATTCAGCGGAGGCCTGGTCGTCAGCAGGACTGAGAGCTGAGCAAAGTTTGATGGCAAAAGACAAAGTTCTTCTCAAAATGCAACAGTTCAGGAGATCCTCCCCACAGAGGTTGTTGCACACAGAAAGGAGCCTGGCTCAAAACCCTGAGGATGACAGCGATCCTTCATCACACCTGATACAGAGACAAG AGTCTTTCAGCGCAGACATCAGCCCAGAACCAGAGGACAGTGACGAGGCTCTGGCcttgcagctgcagcaggagctaAACAGGGAAGCAGCACAAGTCCAGACAGCggacctggaggatgaaggccTCTTCTTCTGTCATATCTGCCACAGAAACCTGTCACACATGACCTCCGATGGGCGATTACAGCACCTCAACAG ATGTTTGGATCACAGTGAAAAAAGTGCCTCAGCTCccgctcttcttcctcctcctccccctccacctcgTGTCCCTGACTGTCCAATATGTGGCAAGAACTTCAAATCCCAAAAGAGTCGCTTGACTCACCTGAAGAGATGTTCTTCAGACATGGGTGTGACTCCAGCTGTGCTGCTGCAGGCTTTACAAAGACAGGCTGATGAGActaagaacacaaacacact TACAGAGATTGGAAGTGCTAAAAGAAAGAGACCAGCCAACCCTTCACAGAAGAAGCCCAAAAAGAAGGCTGAGCCCTTGGATGAAGACACTATGGTAGCCCTGGCTCTGTCTTCCTCCATGCtagaacaagagagagagcCGGAGAGACCTGTACAGAAAGAGGCTAATGCAGCGTTGAAGTGGAGGCCAGCTGCAG ATAAGGGATGTGGGAAGAGGAAAAGGCAAGCCATCTTCCgacctcctcctttcctccttGTTCAGAATGCTGAGACAGCTCTGACAAAGCTGCAGGAACGTGTTTCTGCTCTTCTTGTAATCAGCCGGTCCCCCTCTCCTCCTACCCCAACCCGCTGCACCAGCAGTCTGCCTGGTTGGAGTGGATTTGCCCCCCTCTGGCAGAAAAGCACACTAATGGATGAAGGTTCCACCTGTCAGTCTGATTTCTACACCCCAGAACTGAGGGAGTTCATCGCTCCTTGGAAATCAGCAACA AGTGATTCGTTCACATACGCAAACGACAAACATGAACCTGTTCAGTCAACAAGTGAAGGAACCCTTGTCGTAGGAACCATGGCATCCACATTACAAAATGTGGCATCTACTCCAGGGACAGCACAGCTTCCACTGAAGAGCCAGACACTCCGGCACCCGATGGAGCTAGCTGACCATAGCATGACACTCTCTCAGTGTGCCTACACTGATTCAAGGCCTGACAAAG AGCAGAACACCAGTTTGGTCCCAGACCTCGAGCTGAACAGCTTTGTACGGGACAAGTCACAGAAGCAAGCTGACCTCTGTGTGAGCAAGTTCCTTCCAAAGAACTCGTTCATTCCCTCAGTCAACACCAACCCCGAAACAAGACAGACTGATAAGCGAGCAGTGAATGACCATTTACGCCACCCATCG GTGGCGCTGTCCAGACTTGCATCAGATCTGAGCAGCATGGTGAACAACCCTCAGTTGTGTGATGTGCAGCTCCAGGTGGACACTGGAGAGGTCTACTTTGCTCATTCCTTCATGGTTTATGCTcgctgccctctgctggcggaaatg GTACATGAATGTGGTTTTGGGGTGCAGGAGGATGGAATGCATGCAGCCCAGAGGGTGTTGATCAGTGAAGTACCAGCACAGGCAGTGCTTGCTTTTCTGCACTATCTCTACACAGCCAGTTGCTCGATCCCTGCATCCTTGCTGCCTCATGTCCTGGAGCTTGCATGCAG GTTTGACTTGCAGGAACTTCAGCAGCTTTGTAGCCAAAATTATGCATCAACTTTTGGAGATGAGGAAACCTACCTGAACCAGGAAGACAATGTTACCAACCAAACAGACCAGGAGTTTATGGCGCTCCTGATCTCCATGTGGAACGAAGATGAGAGCACAGATGTAGATGAAAGAAAAGCTTTTGAAAAAGATTGTCACACAAATGAATTCACAACAGATGAAACGGAGATATGTGAAGAAAACGTGAACGAAGAAGAACTGGAAGAGATCTATGAGTTTTCTgccacacagaaaaagaaaggagaagagaaagaggatgaTGATTTGGTTGAAGATGAAGGTGGAAAAGAAGTGTTCACAACACTGACAGAGTCAAGAAGCAGCTCCACAAGCttccttgtaaaaaaaattcagaactGTGAGGATGGAGAGGCCTCGTTGCTCCACTCTACCTCTGGCCAGCCAAAGATGTATATCCCTAAATTGCAAAATCATCACTCAACTCAAACACCTTCATCTAAACTGTCTAACAAATCCTTAAATCATTCTTCAGCAAGTGCAATTGATGACCTTTCCGTCAGTCTCCCACCTGCATCCAGCCTGCCTGCTGCAGGTCTGTCCGTGGGTCAAGGTACTGCTACCTTGGACATGTCTAAAGGTCTTCCTTTTATGTCAGAATGCCAAGGTCCTCATTCTCCTGAATCAcagcaaataaagaaagaaCCTGAGCTCATAGTTTTGTCTGATTCAAGTGATGAGACTGATGTTCTACTTTGTTGCCACAGTCCTTCACATCATTCTCCACAAACTGTCAAGAACCTTCAAAGGCAAACCCAGATCAAAACTCAACCTGTCCCGAAACCTAATAAATCCTCCCATGACAATAGTTCCAGCAACTTAGAGTTTAGTCCTGAAACTCCATTTGCACAAATTCAAACATGTAATCAGAGTACTTTGGAATGTTCTCCAGAGCTTTCCTGGCTGATTCCAAACACACCACTCCAACATGGGCAAAGCACCACAACCAGTTCAACTCAGACGAGAAGCAGGATGTGTAGGACGAAGCTCTTCCCTCAAGGTGATGATTTACAACCGTCACTCTCTGTTTTATCTCCTCCTTTACCACTCAACAGACTTCAGACCtcacacagttcaaccacagatCCGTCCCAAATCAAACCAACAGAAGACTGCATTCCCAGAATTAAATTGCAGGAAACGGTTTCTTGTTCCTCCAGCTTTGATCTAAGTTTTTGCCCAACAGTAACCAATAGCTGTGATGTGGCTGAAGTTAAACAAATTAATACACTAACCACAAGCCAGTCAAAGTTCCCACACCTGTCAAGTTCTACTTCCTCTAAGGAGGTCACCCCTTGTTACATACAGGCCCAGCCTTGCAGCAGCACTCCCCTGCATACTGAGCTCCACTTGTCCCCCGCTCCTCTTGCCACCTCCATGCTCAACAGTAACCTTGATAAGCGCAGGACAAGACAAGGGAGGGATAAGGTACCAACTGAGACCAGCCCAGAGAGAACAGAGTTGGGGAGTTTTCATCTTTCCCTGCTGTCTGACCCTTCAGATCAATCAGTTTCTTACTCGAACAGAGGTATTAAAATATCACAAAGGCACAGTGACTCCTCTCATCGAAGTGGACAATCAGAGTTCAGCAGTTGCGACAACACAGGGTCTAATCCAGTAAGGAGCGACATCACTGATGAATTGGGGCAGTcagaagcagcagaagaaacCAGACTGACAGAACATGATGTCAGGCATAGTTTCATGACCAGGGATGACCCCCCCATAGCTTTCAATGACTCATGGGCCCTTGATGTCTGTTTAGATGCCAACCTGAAGGATGAGCAGGAGCTAAGTCTGTCTCAGCAACAGACAGACATGCTTTGTTCCTCTGTAGGCTTCCAGCCTTCACCACCTGGTGACAGTATCCCTTTATTGAATAGCTTGTGCCCTGTGGCTGACTCCTCTACACCCAAAGTCCACAGTTTACAACCATCCAGGCTAGTATCACCTGATCTGACAACTCAGAACACTCCAGAGGACAGCAAAAGCCTCCTGGACTCGAAAATATGGGACGCctgggaagaagaggaggttgAGGAGGTGGAGACTCAAACTCTCCCTCTTTCGCAAAGGTTGAATCCTTCTGCTCAGCTCAAAACACCTG ctCCCGTGCACAAATCCAGTGGTGAACACAGACACTGTCTTTATGATTGTgtctcatcagcatcatctcACACAAAAAGGCGTACATTGGTGCCCATCACTCCTATGCCCCACTACTCTGACATGGACACGCCAGAACTCAAGAACAAACTCAGCAG ATTCGGTGTTCGGCCTTTGGCAAAGCGCCAGATGATCCTTAAATTGAAGGAGATTCATCAGTACACCCACCAGCTGGAGAGTTCGGATTCTGATGATGGGACCTCATCTGCAGGCTGCACAGCCAAGATGACGCTCCAACCCACTAATTTGGTAATCGCTGGCAAGAAGCCACACTTCTGTGCTCAGACAATGAAGCTTAAAGATCCCATTGCGCCAGCTTTCACATCCCCTCTAAAAGACAAGGAGGAAGGCAATCAATCTGCCTCACAGTCCTTTGACACCGTTTCAAGTGGAACAATTGAAGAATCTGAAAG CAGGTCCAACCCTGAGCTGTGCCACTCCTCTGATGACGAATCAGAAAGTGACGTCACTCCCTCCCAGAAAAGGACATGCCTCCGTGCTGTGCAGTCCTTCATTCTGTCTGATCCAGAACTGTACACTCAAATCCTCCAGTACCAGCCTTTGGTTCTGTCCCAGCTCCACAAGCGACTTAAGGCATCCGGAATCCGCTTGAGTTCTGCCAAGTTGATGGATTTTCTGGACTCCCAGTGCATTACTTTTACCACTGCCAAACCGAGCCACTCTGCACCCGGATGCAGGCGAGGAAAGAAGATGGGCAGAGGAGCAAAGGCGGTGAATGAAAGTAAAAGATGCAAGGAAAGCAGTGTCACAGCAATCCATTGA
- the slx4 gene encoding structure-specific endonuclease subunit SLX4 isoform X3 produces MDDSALDFVDLRSKLLKRNRKKPLEPRQSKKTEHQSCQAGDGVKRGRSKEARRSKCAGTQPLCRDAEQPVVCEGTGFDSAEAWSSAGLRAEQSLMAKDKVLLKMQQFRRSSPQRLLHTERSLAQNPEDDSDPSSHLIQRQESFSADISPEPEDSDEALALQLQQELNREAAQVQTADLEDEGLFFCHICHRNLSHMTSDGRLQHLNRCLDHSEKSASAPALLPPPPPPPRVPDCPICGKNFKSQKSRLTHLKRCSSDMGVTPAVLLQALQRQADETKNTNTLTEIGSAKRKRPANPSQKKPKKKAEPLDEDTMVALALSSSMLEQEREPERPVQKEANAALKWRPAADKGCGKRKRQAIFRPPPFLLVQNAETALTKLQERVSALLVISRSPSPPTPTRCTSSLPGWSGFAPLWQKSTLMDEGSTCQSDFYTPELREFIAPWKSATSDSFTYANDKHEPVQSTSEGTLVVGTMASTLQNVASTPGTAQLPLKSQTLRHPMELADHSMTLSQCAYTDSRPDKEQNTSLVPDLELNSFVRDKSQKQADLCVSKFLPKNSFIPSVNTNPETRQTDKRAVNDHLRHPSVALSRLASDLSSMVNNPQLCDVQLQVDTGEVYFAHSFMVYARCPLLAEMVHECGFGVQEDGMHAAQRVLISEVPAQAVLAFLHYLYTASCSIPASLLPHVLELACRFDLQELQQLCSQNYASTFGDEETYLNQEDNVTNQTDQEFMALLISMWNEDESTDVDERKAFEKDCHTNEFTTDETEICEENVNEEELEEIYEFSATQKKKGEEKEDDDLVEDEGGKEVFTTLTESRSSSTSFLVKKIQNCEDGEASLLHSTSGQPKMYIPKLQNHHSTQTPSSKLSNKSLNHSSASAIDDLSVSLPPASSLPAAGLSVGQGTATLDMSKGLPFMSECQGPHSPESQQIKKEPELIVLSDSSDETDVLLCCHSPSHHSPQTVKNLQRQTQIKTQPVPKPNKSSHDNSSSNLEFSPETPFAQIQTCNQSTLECSPELSWLIPNTPLQHGQSTTTSSTQTRSRMCRTKLFPQGDDLQPSLSVLSPPLPLNRLQTSHSSTTDPSQIKPTEDCIPRIKLQETVSCSSSFDLSFCPTVTNSCDVAEVKQINTLTTSQSKFPHLSSSTSSKEVTPCYIQAQPCSSTPLHTELHLSPAPLATSMLNSNLDKRRTRQGRDKVPTETSPERTELGSFHLSLLSDPSDQSVSYSNRGIKISQRHSDSSHRSGQSEFSSCDNTGSNPVRSDITDELGQSEAAEETRLTEHDVRHSFMTRDDPPIAFNDSWALDVCLDANLKDEQELSLSQQQTDMLCSSVGFQPSPPGDSIPLLNSLCPVADSSTPKVHSLQPSRLVSPDLTTQNTPEDSKSLLDSKIWDAWEEEEVEEVETQTLPLSQRLNPSAQLKTPASSHTKRRTLVPITPMPHYSDMDTPELKNKLSRFGVRPLAKRQMILKLKEIHQYTHQLESSDSDDGTSSAGCTAKMTLQPTNLVIAGKKPHFCAQTMKLKDPIAPAFTSPLKDKEEGNQSASQSFDTVSSGTIEESESRSNPELCHSSDDESESDVTPSQKRTCLRAVQSFILSDPELYTQILQYQPLVLSQLHKRLKASGIRLSSAKLMDFLDSQCITFTTAKPSHSAPGCRRGKKMGRGAKAVNESKRCKESSVTAIH; encoded by the exons ATGGATGACTCGGCTCTAGATTTCGTCGATCTCCGCTCGAAGCTGCTAAAACGAAATCGCAAGAAACCCCTTGAGCCCAGACAGTCAAAGAAGACGGAGCACCAGTCCTGTCAGGCAGGTGATGGAGTCAAGAGGGGGAGAAGTAAAGAAGCTCGTCGGTCCAAGTGTGCTGGAACACAGCCTCTTTGCAGAGATGCAGAGCAGCCTGTGGTCTGTGAGGGGACTGGGTTTGATTCAGCGGAGGCCTGGTCGTCAGCAGGACTGAGAGCTGAGCAAAGTTTGATGGCAAAAGACAAAGTTCTTCTCAAAATGCAACAGTTCAGGAGATCCTCCCCACAGAGGTTGTTGCACACAGAAAGGAGCCTGGCTCAAAACCCTGAGGATGACAGCGATCCTTCATCACACCTGATACAGAGACAAG AGTCTTTCAGCGCAGACATCAGCCCAGAACCAGAGGACAGTGACGAGGCTCTGGCcttgcagctgcagcaggagctaAACAGGGAAGCAGCACAAGTCCAGACAGCggacctggaggatgaaggccTCTTCTTCTGTCATATCTGCCACAGAAACCTGTCACACATGACCTCCGATGGGCGATTACAGCACCTCAACAG ATGTTTGGATCACAGTGAAAAAAGTGCCTCAGCTCccgctcttcttcctcctcctccccctccacctcgTGTCCCTGACTGTCCAATATGTGGCAAGAACTTCAAATCCCAAAAGAGTCGCTTGACTCACCTGAAGAGATGTTCTTCAGACATGGGTGTGACTCCAGCTGTGCTGCTGCAGGCTTTACAAAGACAGGCTGATGAGActaagaacacaaacacact TACAGAGATTGGAAGTGCTAAAAGAAAGAGACCAGCCAACCCTTCACAGAAGAAGCCCAAAAAGAAGGCTGAGCCCTTGGATGAAGACACTATGGTAGCCCTGGCTCTGTCTTCCTCCATGCtagaacaagagagagagcCGGAGAGACCTGTACAGAAAGAGGCTAATGCAGCGTTGAAGTGGAGGCCAGCTGCAG ATAAGGGATGTGGGAAGAGGAAAAGGCAAGCCATCTTCCgacctcctcctttcctccttGTTCAGAATGCTGAGACAGCTCTGACAAAGCTGCAGGAACGTGTTTCTGCTCTTCTTGTAATCAGCCGGTCCCCCTCTCCTCCTACCCCAACCCGCTGCACCAGCAGTCTGCCTGGTTGGAGTGGATTTGCCCCCCTCTGGCAGAAAAGCACACTAATGGATGAAGGTTCCACCTGTCAGTCTGATTTCTACACCCCAGAACTGAGGGAGTTCATCGCTCCTTGGAAATCAGCAACA AGTGATTCGTTCACATACGCAAACGACAAACATGAACCTGTTCAGTCAACAAGTGAAGGAACCCTTGTCGTAGGAACCATGGCATCCACATTACAAAATGTGGCATCTACTCCAGGGACAGCACAGCTTCCACTGAAGAGCCAGACACTCCGGCACCCGATGGAGCTAGCTGACCATAGCATGACACTCTCTCAGTGTGCCTACACTGATTCAAGGCCTGACAAAG AGCAGAACACCAGTTTGGTCCCAGACCTCGAGCTGAACAGCTTTGTACGGGACAAGTCACAGAAGCAAGCTGACCTCTGTGTGAGCAAGTTCCTTCCAAAGAACTCGTTCATTCCCTCAGTCAACACCAACCCCGAAACAAGACAGACTGATAAGCGAGCAGTGAATGACCATTTACGCCACCCATCG GTGGCGCTGTCCAGACTTGCATCAGATCTGAGCAGCATGGTGAACAACCCTCAGTTGTGTGATGTGCAGCTCCAGGTGGACACTGGAGAGGTCTACTTTGCTCATTCCTTCATGGTTTATGCTcgctgccctctgctggcggaaatg GTACATGAATGTGGTTTTGGGGTGCAGGAGGATGGAATGCATGCAGCCCAGAGGGTGTTGATCAGTGAAGTACCAGCACAGGCAGTGCTTGCTTTTCTGCACTATCTCTACACAGCCAGTTGCTCGATCCCTGCATCCTTGCTGCCTCATGTCCTGGAGCTTGCATGCAG GTTTGACTTGCAGGAACTTCAGCAGCTTTGTAGCCAAAATTATGCATCAACTTTTGGAGATGAGGAAACCTACCTGAACCAGGAAGACAATGTTACCAACCAAACAGACCAGGAGTTTATGGCGCTCCTGATCTCCATGTGGAACGAAGATGAGAGCACAGATGTAGATGAAAGAAAAGCTTTTGAAAAAGATTGTCACACAAATGAATTCACAACAGATGAAACGGAGATATGTGAAGAAAACGTGAACGAAGAAGAACTGGAAGAGATCTATGAGTTTTCTgccacacagaaaaagaaaggagaagagaaagaggatgaTGATTTGGTTGAAGATGAAGGTGGAAAAGAAGTGTTCACAACACTGACAGAGTCAAGAAGCAGCTCCACAAGCttccttgtaaaaaaaattcagaactGTGAGGATGGAGAGGCCTCGTTGCTCCACTCTACCTCTGGCCAGCCAAAGATGTATATCCCTAAATTGCAAAATCATCACTCAACTCAAACACCTTCATCTAAACTGTCTAACAAATCCTTAAATCATTCTTCAGCAAGTGCAATTGATGACCTTTCCGTCAGTCTCCCACCTGCATCCAGCCTGCCTGCTGCAGGTCTGTCCGTGGGTCAAGGTACTGCTACCTTGGACATGTCTAAAGGTCTTCCTTTTATGTCAGAATGCCAAGGTCCTCATTCTCCTGAATCAcagcaaataaagaaagaaCCTGAGCTCATAGTTTTGTCTGATTCAAGTGATGAGACTGATGTTCTACTTTGTTGCCACAGTCCTTCACATCATTCTCCACAAACTGTCAAGAACCTTCAAAGGCAAACCCAGATCAAAACTCAACCTGTCCCGAAACCTAATAAATCCTCCCATGACAATAGTTCCAGCAACTTAGAGTTTAGTCCTGAAACTCCATTTGCACAAATTCAAACATGTAATCAGAGTACTTTGGAATGTTCTCCAGAGCTTTCCTGGCTGATTCCAAACACACCACTCCAACATGGGCAAAGCACCACAACCAGTTCAACTCAGACGAGAAGCAGGATGTGTAGGACGAAGCTCTTCCCTCAAGGTGATGATTTACAACCGTCACTCTCTGTTTTATCTCCTCCTTTACCACTCAACAGACTTCAGACCtcacacagttcaaccacagatCCGTCCCAAATCAAACCAACAGAAGACTGCATTCCCAGAATTAAATTGCAGGAAACGGTTTCTTGTTCCTCCAGCTTTGATCTAAGTTTTTGCCCAACAGTAACCAATAGCTGTGATGTGGCTGAAGTTAAACAAATTAATACACTAACCACAAGCCAGTCAAAGTTCCCACACCTGTCAAGTTCTACTTCCTCTAAGGAGGTCACCCCTTGTTACATACAGGCCCAGCCTTGCAGCAGCACTCCCCTGCATACTGAGCTCCACTTGTCCCCCGCTCCTCTTGCCACCTCCATGCTCAACAGTAACCTTGATAAGCGCAGGACAAGACAAGGGAGGGATAAGGTACCAACTGAGACCAGCCCAGAGAGAACAGAGTTGGGGAGTTTTCATCTTTCCCTGCTGTCTGACCCTTCAGATCAATCAGTTTCTTACTCGAACAGAGGTATTAAAATATCACAAAGGCACAGTGACTCCTCTCATCGAAGTGGACAATCAGAGTTCAGCAGTTGCGACAACACAGGGTCTAATCCAGTAAGGAGCGACATCACTGATGAATTGGGGCAGTcagaagcagcagaagaaacCAGACTGACAGAACATGATGTCAGGCATAGTTTCATGACCAGGGATGACCCCCCCATAGCTTTCAATGACTCATGGGCCCTTGATGTCTGTTTAGATGCCAACCTGAAGGATGAGCAGGAGCTAAGTCTGTCTCAGCAACAGACAGACATGCTTTGTTCCTCTGTAGGCTTCCAGCCTTCACCACCTGGTGACAGTATCCCTTTATTGAATAGCTTGTGCCCTGTGGCTGACTCCTCTACACCCAAAGTCCACAGTTTACAACCATCCAGGCTAGTATCACCTGATCTGACAACTCAGAACACTCCAGAGGACAGCAAAAGCCTCCTGGACTCGAAAATATGGGACGCctgggaagaagaggaggttgAGGAGGTGGAGACTCAAACTCTCCCTCTTTCGCAAAGGTTGAATCCTTCTGCTCAGCTCAAAACACCTG catcatctcACACAAAAAGGCGTACATTGGTGCCCATCACTCCTATGCCCCACTACTCTGACATGGACACGCCAGAACTCAAGAACAAACTCAGCAG ATTCGGTGTTCGGCCTTTGGCAAAGCGCCAGATGATCCTTAAATTGAAGGAGATTCATCAGTACACCCACCAGCTGGAGAGTTCGGATTCTGATGATGGGACCTCATCTGCAGGCTGCACAGCCAAGATGACGCTCCAACCCACTAATTTGGTAATCGCTGGCAAGAAGCCACACTTCTGTGCTCAGACAATGAAGCTTAAAGATCCCATTGCGCCAGCTTTCACATCCCCTCTAAAAGACAAGGAGGAAGGCAATCAATCTGCCTCACAGTCCTTTGACACCGTTTCAAGTGGAACAATTGAAGAATCTGAAAG CAGGTCCAACCCTGAGCTGTGCCACTCCTCTGATGACGAATCAGAAAGTGACGTCACTCCCTCCCAGAAAAGGACATGCCTCCGTGCTGTGCAGTCCTTCATTCTGTCTGATCCAGAACTGTACACTCAAATCCTCCAGTACCAGCCTTTGGTTCTGTCCCAGCTCCACAAGCGACTTAAGGCATCCGGAATCCGCTTGAGTTCTGCCAAGTTGATGGATTTTCTGGACTCCCAGTGCATTACTTTTACCACTGCCAAACCGAGCCACTCTGCACCCGGATGCAGGCGAGGAAAGAAGATGGGCAGAGGAGCAAAGGCGGTGAATGAAAGTAAAAGATGCAAGGAAAGCAGTGTCACAGCAATCCATTGA